The sequence AACTTAATCACTAAAGGCTATATCGCGACTCAACTGAAAACCGAAGAATTCATGAAAGATAATCGAGGTTCCATTATTGAATACGTCATGATTATTGCTTTAGCGGCTATCCTTATCGCGGCAGCCAAACAACCATTGGGAGATATGGTTAAATCCGTGATCGATACAGCCAAAGATGCAGTAAATATTCCTAATCAGTAACGCATTAGAGCTGAGAGGCAACAGATATAAGTTTAATTATTCAATATGGCAACCTTAGATTGCCATATTGAACTTCTATATGAGGAGCCATATTGGGAATTATTAATTTTTTGTTAACCAGCTTATTAATGCTACAGCTACTGCTAATTTGCTATAGCGACATCCGCCACCGTATCATTAGCAATAGGTTTATTATGACTATTGCAATCAATACATTAGCTTTAGGTTTTTTTCAATACCATAGGGTCAGTATCATTATTCCACTGTTCGCACTAGTGACTGGCTATATCCTATTTAATTTCAAACTGATTGGAGGTGGCGATGTAAAGTTAATTACCGTATTACTATTAGCTTTAACCGCAGAGCAATCGCTAAATTTCATACTCTATACGGCAATCATGGGGGGAGTTGTGATGATTATAGGTATGCTTATCAACCGCGCTGATATTCAACAACGAGGAGTACCTTATGCTGTCGCCATTACTGGTGGTTTTTTATTATCTCTATTTACCTAAAAATAAATAATTTGTCTCCCATAAGCATAGAGGTTAGCAATAATGAACCGTAAACTTATTTTATTATTTTCACTTATCATTATAGCAATAGGTGCCGCAGGAGTATTGGGTAATAGGGAAGATGGCAGCAATACTCTCACTAATCTCGTCGAACCAAAAAAAGAGAAAATCGCCACTATTATGCTGGCACAATCAACACGCGACCTATCTTCAGGCACCATCTTAACTAAAGATGATTATGCGCTAAAGACAGTGATGGTGCCAGAATCTAGCCAACTAATAAAAAGTGATCTATCAAACCCTGAAAACATTAAAAGTCACTTATTGAAAACAAATATTCTTAGTGGCTCTTATATTACTAACGAGATGTTGGTCTCACCAGAGAGTAGTGAATTTGATCGCCTAAGCTTAAAAAAAGGTGAAGTCATTTATAAGTTTGATATAGAACAACAGGAGCAGCACTTACTTGATGTCTTAAATCTCGGTGATACCCTTTCGTTACAATTGAGAACCCTTGAGACAGATTTAAGAAAAGGAGTGGAAAATGGTATTGCTATTAACACCCAAGAGATGAATGACAGGAAAAAACAGAACTACTTATTAACTGAAGTCATTCCCAACATGCGAGTAATAAGGATAAAAAAGTACTCCGCCAACGAATTATCAGAAGAAAATAAGAAAAACCAAAAGACTAAAATCTCATTAGTTGGTTATATAGAGGTCATAATCAATACTGAGGAACTCAATATAATACACTTAGCGGAAAAGTCGGGTGACATATTTCTGATACCAGGCACTGAACTCCGTGATGAACATCATACATCAAAAAGCTTACATGACATTTTCCCCAAACTACGCACAATAAGAGAGCTAAGAGGATGAGATCAGTCAGAGCAAAATATCTAAACTGGGATACATTGTTTTTTTTACTTATCATCACGGTGTTACAAATAGTAGTTAACAAAGCCAATGCAAAATCGGTTTATATTTCTCCAGGTGAATCATACATCATTAAAACAGAGGCAGAGATAGATACTGTTTTTGTCTCTTCGGCCGCTGTAGCTGACTATGAATTAGTCAATAAAAATAGCATTATTGTTTATGCTAAAAGTGAAGGAACCACAGAAATAATATTATTTGATGATAAACACCAGGTGCTCGCAAAGAAAACTATCTTGGTAAATAATATTATTAATGCGGCAAATAAGCGAGTACTGATTGAGTATCCCGACAGTAACATTGACATTGATAAAATTGGCGACAGCTACATCTTAACCGGGATAGTGGAGTCAGAAGAGGAGAAAGACACCCTCGCCACTATTGTTGGCGAGGCTATTGGTAGTCAAAAAGAGAAAACCAGCGAGAGACAATATCTCAGCACGCCAGATTATGCACACATCGTTAATAAGTTAAAACTGCCACAAGCTAATCAAGTCAATGTCAAATTAACCATTGCCGAAGTCACCAAGGATTTCACTGAAAATGTCGGGGTAGATTGGAGCACTATGGGTGACGCCATTGGCTCTTTCCAGTTCGTTAAATTCAATGCCAATGGTATTAGTACATTAGTACATGCAATTAATGATGAATCTATTGCTCGTGTGTTAGCTGAGCCGAACCTCTCGGTATTATCAGGTGAGAGTGCATCATTTTTGGTTGGCGGTGAAATTCCTATTGCAAGTAACACTGAAAATAGTCAAACAGTGACTTATAAAGAATTTGGCATCAAACTCAATATTGGTGCCAAAGTAAATGAGAAAAAACGGATACGCATTCTCTTAAATGAAGAAGTTAGCAGCATAGGTAAATCATTTAGCATGGAAGGCGGCGATTCTTATCCTTCATTAAAAACACGTAAAGCCGCAACGACATTAGAGCTGGGTGATGGTGAAAGTTTTATCTTGGGCGGTCTTATCAGTAATAGCGAAAGAGAGTCGCTCAAAAAAATTCCATTTATAGGTGATATTCCTATATTAGGTGCTTTATTCCGCAATGCGCAAACTGAACAAAGCCAAACTGAGTTGGTCGTGATCGCCACAGTAAACCTGGTAAAACCTGTCTCAAGAAAAGAGATCGAACTACCTGATTTTATGCATACCTCAACACTTGAACGCCTCTTTAACTTTACCCATATTATGGAAATAAAAAGAGAGAGGATGGCTAAAGAGTTCCTAAGCAAGGGAGGGTTTATTAAGTGAAATTTTTATTAATCAGTAGCACACTCTTACTACCTAATTTATCTCATGCCACAACAATAATTAAGCCTATAGAGAGTGATCGTTCATTTGTTTTAGTTAAAAAAGACAAACTTACTGTAAACAGTAATAGTAAAGATGTCTATTATCTGAACAAAACTGTATATAGCCATTGTAAGTATAATCTTAATGACTATCGTGCATTAAAAAACAAAGCTATAGGATGTGCTGTAAATAACAATAGAAAACGCTCTAGTGACAATGGTGATATATGCAACTAATTCTCAACAAAGACTTAATCAGCAGAAAAGAGCATAAAATTAAAAATACCATTGTCATTATTTCCGAAAGAAACTGGGTAATTGAAAAAATATCTGAAAAAATACGACTGACGGACATAAATCAAATTAAAAGCGTCGAAAAGGATATTTTTAATGTGACAGCGGTAAATATTCCAGATCAGACTGTCGGAGTGATCCTTGACATCAGTGACAATGGTGATGTTGAAGATATATTAAATTTAATAAAAAATCATGTCCCTCGTGACTGCTGGTGTGTTTTAGTCGGTGATATTGACTCAATCACTATTGCACAGCAGTTTACTGAATGCGGGCTACTCTACTTAAATATTCAGTCACAATCAGCTGAACTAACACAATATTTACTGAAAGGCATTCAGATAGAATCAGAAAGAAAAGCCTTTTTTATCAGTGTGCTCGGTTGTAAAGGGGGAATTGGCACCACACTACTCAGTTATCATTTAGCTCATGAAGTAACTCAATTAAGAAAATCCCCCACTCTACTGTTACAAGGTAGTCAAGGATCGCAAGATCTTGACCTGGTGACAGAAAAAAAGATGGGTGCAGAGCTAACTGAATATCAAAAAAACCTTGATCTGATGTTATGTAAAGAGAAGAAGTTAAGTGATATTAATTTTCATAAAACTAAAAAGCATAGTTTTATTGTATTCGATCAACCAATTTATAATACACCGAAAGAAAACTTAACAGATTATATCGAATACTCTAACTGTATAGTTTTAATACTAGACAATAGCATGATATCAGTTCGGATCGCCAAAGAGTTTATTGATACTTATTCTCGTTTTAAGCGAGATAACAAGCGAGGTATTAAATTAATAATTTGCTTAAATGAGAGCCGTCCAGTCACTAAAGACATGCTAAACACCTCAGATGTGCAATCATTATTAGGACGAACAATAGATATTAAAATACCTTATATAAGCAAAGGAAGTGATTCAATTAGTCACTCAAACTACTTTGGCCGTAGAAAGAGATCAATTACCGAATTAGCCAAACATGCACTTGGCATTCGTATTAATACATCGGTATATAACAAAATGTGGATTAATAAGATTATACAACTGCTAAAATAAAAGGCTCATCATGAAGATACCATTATCTACACAAGAGTTAATCCGAGAAAAAATGCTAGCGAATATTGACACAGATAAGGTGGAACATCTGGTCAATGATTATAGCAGACTAATTAATCTTATTTCTCAAACATACCATGAGCTATTTAATGATAATGAGCATCAACTAACGACTCAAGATCAGAAAAAAATAGTCGAAATGATAGCAGATGAAATTACAGGATTTGGTCCACTAAGAGAGTTAATGGAAGATGACTCTATCAGCGACATTATGGTTAATGGCCCGGAGAAAATATTTATTGAGCGCTATGGGCTAATAAGCTTAAGCGATCGCCGATTTATTAATAATACTCAATTGACTGATATTACCAAGCGCTTAATGCAACGTGTAAATCGCCGTATTGATGAAGGTAGGCCTCTGGCTGATGCCCGCTTAGTTGATGGTAGCCGCATCAATGCAGCAATAAGTCCTATTACCTTAGATGGCACAGCACTCTCGATCCGAAAATTTAGTAATAATAAAAGAAAATTGGAAGACCTAGTCGATATGGGGGCAATGAGCAGTGATATGGCCAATTTTTTGATTATTGCCGCCAGTTGTCGGGTCAATATCGTTATCTCTGGCGGCACCGGTTCCGGGAAAACGACATTACTCAGCGCACTATCAAAATACATCTCTGAAAATGAGAGAGTGATTACCTTAGAAGATGCAGCTGAACTCAATCTTGAACAACCCCATGTGGTGCGCATGGAGACACGCCTAGCGGGGTTGGAAAATACCGGACAGATCACGATGCGGGATTTAGTCATTAACTCATTACGTATGCGCCCCGATAGGATCATTATTGGTGAGTGTCGCGGCGAAGAAACTTTTGAAATGCTCCAGGCGATGAATACTGGCCATAATGGATCAATGTCAACACTACATGCTAATTCACCTCGTGATGCCATAGCACGATTGGAGAGTATGATCATGATGGGGCCAGTTAATATGCCCATTTTTACTATTCGGCGTAATATTGCCTCAGCAATCAATCTAATAGTACAGGTCTCACGGATGAATGATGGATCCAGGAAAGTCCGTTATATAAGTGAAATTATGGGGATGGAAGGTGAGAATGTCGTATTACAGGATATTTTTTCATTCAAGCCAGATAAAGAACGTGATCAACAAGGTAAAATCCAGGGGGACTTTATTAATCATGGCTTATTTAGCCGCTCCGCTGTCAGGATAAATGCTGATATCTATAACTTATCAAATGAGTTAAGTAGTATTTTTTCAGTGGTGAAATAATGACATACTATATAATATTATCATCTGGTATTCTATTGTTGGTATTAAGCAGCTTGAAATGGATTAGAATAAAAAGATCCATTGACAACACTGAAAAAAGGACATTCAAAAAAAATCTTCAGATCACAAATTTCTTTAGAGAAATATTATTAGAGTGGACTGGCTACTTATCTTATATAGTTAAAAATAAAAACAAAAAGCATATAGCCATTCCGATGATTTACTTAATTTTTATATATTCAGTAAATTATAACTGGTTCCATATTAATATTTTTCTTATATCAGTATTTATCTTTATCAGTGTGATACTCCTCCAATTAAGGTTTTCGAGAAAAATGCATCATGCTATTTTTCATCAGGACTTTCCTGAGGTCATCTTGATGATAACCATGGCAGCCAGTAGTGGTGCAAGTATTAATCAAATATTAGAGCGTTGTGGATATGAAATAAATGGCCCATTGGGTGATGAACTTACCCTTATTTGCCGAAAGCTTAATTTGGGTGAGTCACCTGAAACTGTTTTTTATGATGCCTATCAGCGTTTTCACTACCCCGAGTTTTATTTTCTTATCACTATAATATTACTTAATCTGCAACAAGGTGGGCAATTAAGGGAGCTGACTAACCGCTTATCAAGCGTTATAGCGAAAAACAAAACATCTGAGCAGAAAAAAGCCGTAATGACCGCTCAGACTCGGATGTCAGTAAATATTATATCGTTAATGCCGCTGGCATTCTCTCTTTTACTCTATTTTATTGATCCGACAACAATAGAGTCAATGTGGAATCATAGTATTGGTAAGCTTATTTTTTACTATATTATCGCCAGTGAGTTAATTGGACTGGCATTAATAAGGAAAATGCTCAGGAAGACGTTATGAAAATATATTTTCTTATTGCTATCCCTCTATTTTTGATTGCCATGCTATTAAAGGAGAAATCAAAATCAAATAAAATCTCAGTATTTAATCGAGTAAATGGGCATGATAAAACACAAGAAAACAAAGAGAAGGTAAAAGAAGAGAAAGAGCAAGACGATAACTTAGCTCACTTTATAAAACTGCCAGCTATATTTTATAATATGGTTTATCTGAAGTTACTGATCATCATAATAGTCCTAGCAGTAGCTATTATATTGGTCGTGACAGGTACAATTACTATTAATCTGAACTCATTGATAGGGATTGGATTCATTACCATACTCGCGACCCTTTATCTGCCGAAAGTGATGATAAAAAAAATTATCGCCAGGCGAGTTGAATCTATACTTAAGTCGCTCCCATTCTTTATTGATATTACGGCCGCATGTGTGCAATCTGGAATGACAATAGACAGTTCACTGAGTTATGCTGCAAGAAAATTTGAGTTAATAAACCCAGACTTGAGCTTAATAATTCTCAAAATGGCTAAACGGGCAGAAATAAATGGTCTAGAAAGCGCAATTAAAGAGTTGCATCAATGCTCCACTGCAACTGAAATAAAAATGTTTTGTAGCACACTACAATACAGTATCAGTTTTGGTTCTACTGTTTATGACCAATTAATTAAGCTATCTCAAGATATAAGAGAAATGCAACTGTTAGTCACAGAAGAAAAAATAAGTAAATTGTCGACAAAACTGACACTACCTTTGTTTATTTTTATTCTTATTCCCTTTGTCGTATTAGTTATCTCACCTAGTGTTCTGGAGTTAATCGCTTATGTACAACAAGTTTAAATCTATACTCGCCATCTCTCTGTTTACATTTATAATCACTGGTTGCTCTTCTAATAATCTGAGTAAAAAGGAGTTCTCTTATCGAGAAAGTATTTTACTTAAAGCTAATAACTATGGTGGGCTTATTAGCTTATATCGTGAACAACTAAAAACAAAAGAGAATGATGCAGTTAGGCTAAAATTAGCGAATGCATACTATCTTGCCGGCGATAGTCAGTCGTCTTTATATTATTCAAAGCCAATAGTCGATAAAGAAAATGAATCTTACTATATTTTGCAAACCAAGAATCTCATTAACAGCAATGATAATGTTGCAGCAAAAATTGCGGTAAAAAAACTCCTCGCTATTTCACCGAAGAGTTCGGAGGCCCATAACTTGCATGGAATTATATTAGCTAATGATGGTGAGACCCATCAAGCTAAAATTGCTTTTGAACAAGCCCGCACTTTATTTATATCTGATGAAACCGCAATGAATAATCTTGCTGTCGTGGCAATGCTTGATGAACGTTATACTGATGCGGTTAGAATACTCTTACCTGACTATCTGGCCGGAAATAAAAACCCACAATTATTACATAACCTGGTGTTTTCACTTATTCAACTTGGTGATACTGCGTATGCAAAAAAGATAATTATTGCGGATAAAATGGCAACAGACCCTGATGAGCTAATATTAGCATTGAGTCAGGTGAGCCATCTTCGTCAAGAAAAATTAAGTTCCGAAGGTGTATGATGTGCAAGATAAAACGGCTATTTTTTCAATCAAATAGCGGCTCTGTTGCTATTGAGTTTTCAATACTCTTTATTCTGTTAATTTTCACACTGTTATTTTCAGCAGAAATCTCTCGCTTACTCTATATTTCTGCCAGCCTGGATCTGGCAGTTTCAGAAGCGGCAAAATCAGCTAAGAATAAGCAAGAAAATGATAGTGCAACTTATCAGTCGGTATTCCTTAATCGCCTAATGGCTCAGCAAGGTCTATTGGGGGCTTTTATAACCAATAATAACGCGGTCACTGCTAGTGTAGAATTTAGTGATAACATATCAGATATCATCGCTAATAAAATGAGCAAAGTATATACAGATCAAAAACTAGCACGTTATAGTGTTAGCTACACCTATAGTCCCCTTTTTTTCCCGATTCCCTCCGTCTGGTCTAATATATTGTTATCTCGCGAGGTGATTTTTGTACAAGAAAATTAAGCGTAATAATTTTATTCTCAACTGCCATGGTTCGGTAATTATCGAATTCGCATTTGCGGTTTTTATTATTACACTGCTTATCAAAGTGTTGCTCTCAGTGGCAACATATCAATCAACAGTGGGTAAATTGGATCGTATCTCATACTCTATTGCCGGGATAGTAAGGGAGCGGAGTAAATTATATGGCAGTGACTATCGTCTGACTCAGATGCAAGTTGATGAGTTAAAACGTCTCGCTGAAAAAATGCTATTAAATACGGGTATGAAAAGTTCTAACTTGGCAATAACAATTGAGACATTGCATTTTTTGCCGAGCAATCCTGAAATAAAAGATATTGATAATCAGAATACTGTTTCAGTTAGCCTCGGTTCATGCCAACCAATACGACCACTATCTAAGATGATAAATTTGTCACCCTATGCCCATACTGGCCGCTGGATACCACTGTATCAAGTCACATTATGTCTGCCGACCACAGGGGGAGGTTTGGCTATTCCGATAACATCGTCAGCTGTGGCGATTGAACGCTAACGCCTAACTCATAGCAACATGATAATAAAATTAATAAGGAAGTTTATGCTCACTAATAGATCCATTTTTCGTCCCGGCAATCTACTATCTCTCTTTATAATAATAAGTCGGAAATTTATAAAAAATGATAAAGGAGCCATTTTATTACCCTTTATTATAATATTGCCATTTTTCATTGCACTATTATTTCTGTCCTTTGAGATTTCGCAGCTATTGCAAAAAAAAGCTAAACTCTCTGATGCTATTGAGCAAGCGACATTAGCATTAACGGTCGAGAATGATGACCTACCGGACGAACTTCAAATGAGAAAAAACGTTGATTTAGTCTCTAATTTTTCTAGTGCATATTTGCCATTAGAGCATTTCTCAGTACCGGAGATCGATATAAAAAATAATTGTGGCCAATTGACATATAATGCGAAGATTACCATGAGCTACTTTGCTAATTTCTTATCTAAAACAGCCATGACAAATGCAATCACCACAATAGGCACTGAAGATAATGGTGCTGCCATAAAACAAGTATCTACAATTCAAGATAAAGCTACTGATGTCATCTTTGTGGCCGACTATTCTGGATCAATGAATGAGGGTTTTCATGGTAAAGTCCCAAGAGGAGAAAAAATAAATGCCTTAAGAGATGTATTTAACCGATTGAATGGTAGCATCCTCAAAAATAGCAATATTAATCTTATTGGTTTCGTACCCTTCTCGTGGGGAACAAAAAGAATCGTAATAGAGAATAGTCAAGAAAAAAAGTATTGTCATTTTCCTTTTGTGCCCAAGCAATATAGAGCAGATAATAACTACTTTCGGCAATACACTGTATCTGGACTAAAAAAATTCCCTGGACTGGAAGGATTGACTGATATTGATAAGATTAACTATGGGGAACTAACGTTGGGAGAATATAACACCCTTACTAACGTCATAAAAAACATGGCTAAACAGGAATATAGAAATAAGGCACTGGAGTTCCTCCGCATTACACTTAATATTCCAACATACATGCAACAAATGATATTTATAACGACTACCATTGATTATGACGCAACAATTAAATCAATAAATTCAGATGCACAATATATCGATATTCCATTAGATGATATAATAAACGAATCTATTTGCCTGAATAACTCCAATGCATACTCACTAGATAGTCATAATAGTCATGATGACCTCATAGATAAAATGATAGCTATGTCACCTTTGGGCCAAACACTCGTCAGTTCTGGGATATTATATGCCAACACCCTATTTAAAAAAGAAAGCAATAACAGTAATAATAAATTAATGGTAATTATCTCTGATGGTATTGATGTATTTATAAATGATACCACAATACAACAAAGTATTTATATATCCAAGACACTGATAGATAAAGGGATGTGCGAAAGAATCAAAGAAAATAATATTAAAATGGTTTTTATCGCCATCAAAGATGGCTCAAATGAAACTAACGAACCAGCAAATTATATTGATTGGAAAAAATGCGTCGGTGAGGATAATTATTACTACGTATCTGATGCCCACGAGCTAGAAGCCGCTCTCAGGCAGTCATTAACAACAACCTCTAGCGAGGTAGTAGGCCGCAATATACCTAAGCATTAGCATCAGGCGCGGTCACACTCACCGCGCCTAAGAGAGGCTATTTAGCGCCGCCCGCTTCCATGCCGACCAAACCAACCTTGAGATATCCTGATTTGCGTAGCGCATCCATCACGCTCATCAGGGTCTCATAATCCACCACTTTATCCGCCTGGAAGAAGATGGTGGTCTCTTTATTGGATTGAGTCACTTTATCTAGTGCCGCTGCCAGTGTATCGCGATCAACCTGCTGGTCACCGACATATAACTGGTTATCCGCTTTCACCGTCAGGAAGACCGGTTTCTCCGGCCGTGGCTGCGGCACCGCTGACGATGCAGGTAGATCCACTTTGATATCCACCGTGGCTAATGGCGCGGCCACCATAAAGATAATCAACAAAACCAGCATGACATCGATAAACGGCGTCACGTTAATTTCGTGCAGTTCACCGCTTTCATCGAGGTTATCATTCATCCGCATCGCCATAGATCACCCCGCACGCAGTTGATGAGGCTGCTTAGATGACTTTGCTTCACTGCTGCTATTCAGATCGAGGTCACGGCTTAACAGCAGTAGCACCTGTGCCGCGACATCACCCACTTGTGCACGGTAAGAACCAATCAGGCGAGCAAAGATGTTGTAGATAACTACCGCTGGGATGGCGGCGACCAGACCCAGCGCTGTTGCCAGCAGGGCTTCAGCAATGCCCGGTGCCACGACCGCCAGATTGGTGGTTTGTGAATGAGCAATGCCGATAAAGCTGTTCATGATGCCCCAAACCGTACCAAACAGCCCCACAAAGGGTGAAATTGCACCGATAGTGGCGAGGAAACCATTGCCTTTGCCCATTTGGCGGCCAATGGCTGCCACCCGACGCTCTAAGCGGAAAGCGGCACGCTCTTTAATGCCATTGTTGTCATTCGACTCTGCTGACAATAAACGTTCGTTCTGCGCTTCACGAAGCAATAGGCTGCTGATGCTATCTGAGGCAAATACCTCTGCACGCTCTGATGCGGTATCCAGATCCGTCACTGCGCCGATGACTTCATGCTCTTGCAGTAAGCGGCGGCGCGCGCGGAATAGCTCGGTGCCTTTGGAGAACAAAATGGTCCAGGTGACAATTGATGCCAATACCAGGCCAATCATCACCCCTTTCACCACCACGTCGGCATGTTGATACATTCCCCAGACAGATAAGTCCATCGCCAGCCCTTGTGGAACGGGTGCCGCTATTGGCTGAACTGTCGCCGCCGGGCTTGCTTCGCTGTTTACTGCTGTTGCAGCGACGGCAGTTAGCTCCGGTGCCGGTAGCGGGGTCGATGTTGCTGTTGTTGGTGCCGCAACAGATGAAGCAATGGCACTGCTGTTGCCAGGTGCTGCTTGTGCATGACCCGCTAAACCGGCCACTAGCAGTAATGCCACTACGCCTGTCATCATTCGGCTTTGCACGAATGATCTATCTTTAATCTCTTTGCCAGCTGTTTTCACGCTGTGCCTCCACCCAATATACATATCAATTTAAGGACGAAATCAGCTACCGATCATATCAAACAAATGGGGGATTGATAGTAATTATCATTAGTGTTTACGCCGATTTTTTGCGAAAAAAAGAGAAATTGCCTGATATCAGGGACTACGCGACTTCGACGCACCAGATTGAGCTATTGGCTGTACAGCGGGAGTGCCATTAAGTGTAAAGATGGGAAATTGATTAATTGAGCGTCATAACACCTGCGCAACCTAAAATACCCCCGATTTATGATTCCTTAATAAATCTCCCATTTCGCGACTTCCGTAGCATTTTCCCATGACAAATCCACAGAAAACAGCGGGTCACCCTATTGAGTTTTTTTCATGCTAAAAGCTGCGCCTACACAACAATCATCATGTTAACGTAAGAAATAATTTCCCCTATAAATGCTGCCAATGAAATCTGGGCATAGCTGATAAAAAGGTAACAACGCAATCATGTCTGCAAATAAGCCAACCACCGAAAAACTGGAAACCATCCTGGTCAGCGCGGGCAGGAGTAAAAGATTCACCCAAGGCTCGGTTAATACCGTGATTCAGCGGGCATCGTCTCTGGTTTTCGACTCCGTTAAAGCGAAAAAACAGGCCACCATCAATCGGGGAAATGGCGAGCTATTCTATGGCCGCCGCGGCACCTTAACCCATTTCTCCTTGCAGGAGGCGATGACTGAGTTGGAGGGTGGCGCGGGCTGCGTTCTCTATCCTTGCGGTGCGGCGGCGATCAGCAATGCAATTTTATCCTTTGTTTCAGCCGGCGATCATGTGCTGATGACCGGTTCGGCCTATGAGCCGGCTCAAAGTTTTTGCGATAAAATTTTATCGCGCATGAGTATCACCACGACCTATTTTGACCCGATGATTGGCGCGGGTATCGCCGCCCTGATCACCCCGCAAACCAAAGTGGTGTTCCTTGAGTCCCCCGGCTCTATCACCATGGAAATACAGGATATTCCGGCGATGGTGAGGGCTATCCGCGCGGTGGCACCTGAGATAATCATTATGATGGACAATACTTGGGCGGCTGGTGTGCTGTTTAAAGCATTAGATTTTGATATTGATATCTCCATCCAATCAGGAACCAAATATATTATTGGTCACTCTGATGCCATGTTAGGAATTGCTGTTGCCAATGCGCGCTGTTGGGAGCAACTGCGGGAAGACTCTTATCTGATGGGGCAGATGGTCGATGCTGACACCGCCTACCTTGCTAGCCGTGGGTTGCGCACTCTTAGTGTTCGCCTAAAACAGCATGAGAAAAACAGTATCGAGATAGCCCACTGGTTGGCTCAGCGCCCAGAAGTTGCGGCGGTCTACCACCCGGCACTGCCTGACTGCAAAGGCCATGAATTCTACCTGCGGGACTTCACTGGCTGTAACGGTTTATTCTCCTTTGAACTAAAACAGGAGCTAACACAGCAGCAGTTAGAAGCCTATCTCGACCACTTCACTCACTTCAG comes from Yersinia bercovieri ATCC 43970 and encodes:
- a CDS encoding CpaF family protein; this translates as MKIPLSTQELIREKMLANIDTDKVEHLVNDYSRLINLISQTYHELFNDNEHQLTTQDQKKIVEMIADEITGFGPLRELMEDDSISDIMVNGPEKIFIERYGLISLSDRRFINNTQLTDITKRLMQRVNRRIDEGRPLADARLVDGSRINAAISPITLDGTALSIRKFSNNKRKLEDLVDMGAMSSDMANFLIIAASCRVNIVISGGTGSGKTTLLSALSKYISENERVITLEDAAELNLEQPHVVRMETRLAGLENTGQITMRDLVINSLRMRPDRIIIGECRGEETFEMLQAMNTGHNGSMSTLHANSPRDAIARLESMIMMGPVNMPIFTIRRNIASAINLIVQVSRMNDGSRKVRYISEIMGMEGENVVLQDIFSFKPDKERDQQGKIQGDFINHGLFSRSAVRINADIYNLSNELSSIFSVVK
- a CDS encoding type II secretion system F family protein, whose product is MKIYFLIAIPLFLIAMLLKEKSKSNKISVFNRVNGHDKTQENKEKVKEEKEQDDNLAHFIKLPAIFYNMVYLKLLIIIIVLAVAIILVVTGTITINLNSLIGIGFITILATLYLPKVMIKKIIARRVESILKSLPFFIDITAACVQSGMTIDSSLSYAARKFELINPDLSLIILKMAKRAEINGLESAIKELHQCSTATEIKMFCSTLQYSISFGSTVYDQLIKLSQDIREMQLLVTEEKISKLSTKLTLPLFIFILIPFVVLVISPSVLELIAYVQQV
- a CDS encoding SAF domain-containing protein; the encoded protein is MNRKLILLFSLIIIAIGAAGVLGNREDGSNTLTNLVEPKKEKIATIMLAQSTRDLSSGTILTKDDYALKTVMVPESSQLIKSDLSNPENIKSHLLKTNILSGSYITNEMLVSPESSEFDRLSLKKGEVIYKFDIEQQEQHLLDVLNLGDTLSLQLRTLETDLRKGVENGIAINTQEMNDRKKQNYLLTEVIPNMRVIRIKKYSANELSEENKKNQKTKISLVGYIEVIINTEELNIIHLAEKSGDIFLIPGTELRDEHHTSKSLHDIFPKLRTIRELRG
- a CDS encoding A24 family peptidase, with protein sequence MGIINFLLTSLLMLQLLLICYSDIRHRIISNRFIMTIAINTLALGFFQYHRVSIIIPLFALVTGYILFNFKLIGGGDVKLITVLLLALTAEQSLNFILYTAIMGGVVMIIGMLINRADIQQRGVPYAVAITGGFLLSLFT
- a CDS encoding type II secretion system F family protein, which translates into the protein MTYYIILSSGILLLVLSSLKWIRIKRSIDNTEKRTFKKNLQITNFFREILLEWTGYLSYIVKNKNKKHIAIPMIYLIFIYSVNYNWFHINIFLISVFIFISVILLQLRFSRKMHHAIFHQDFPEVILMITMAASSGASINQILERCGYEINGPLGDELTLICRKLNLGESPETVFYDAYQRFHYPEFYFLITIILLNLQQGGQLRELTNRLSSVIAKNKTSEQKKAVMTAQTRMSVNIISLMPLAFSLLLYFIDPTTIESMWNHSIGKLIFYYIIASELIGLALIRKMLRKTL
- a CDS encoding type II and III secretion system protein family protein, which codes for MRSVRAKYLNWDTLFFLLIITVLQIVVNKANAKSVYISPGESYIIKTEAEIDTVFVSSAAVADYELVNKNSIIVYAKSEGTTEIILFDDKHQVLAKKTILVNNIINAANKRVLIEYPDSNIDIDKIGDSYILTGIVESEEEKDTLATIVGEAIGSQKEKTSERQYLSTPDYAHIVNKLKLPQANQVNVKLTIAEVTKDFTENVGVDWSTMGDAIGSFQFVKFNANGISTLVHAINDESIARVLAEPNLSVLSGESASFLVGGEIPIASNTENSQTVTYKEFGIKLNIGAKVNEKKRIRILLNEEVSSIGKSFSMEGGDSYPSLKTRKAATTLELGDGESFILGGLISNSERESLKKIPFIGDIPILGALFRNAQTEQSQTELVVIATVNLVKPVSRKEIELPDFMHTSTLERLFNFTHIMEIKRERMAKEFLSKGGFIK
- a CDS encoding tetratricopeptide repeat protein, yielding MYNKFKSILAISLFTFIITGCSSNNLSKKEFSYRESILLKANNYGGLISLYREQLKTKENDAVRLKLANAYYLAGDSQSSLYYSKPIVDKENESYYILQTKNLINSNDNVAAKIAVKKLLAISPKSSEAHNLHGIILANDGETHQAKIAFEQARTLFISDETAMNNLAVVAMLDERYTDAVRILLPDYLAGNKNPQLLHNLVFSLIQLGDTAYAKKIIIADKMATDPDELILALSQVSHLRQEKLSSEGV